Proteins found in one Longimicrobium sp. genomic segment:
- a CDS encoding sigma-54 dependent transcriptional regulator translates to MLQKILVADDERHIVEGLQMLLADDGYEVDTATDGKTAWEMVKGGGGYGVVLADLRMPELDGLALFAKMREAGIASEIIIITGSASVDSAVAAMREGAYDYLEKPLNVARLKALLPKALEAYRVKQANRTLEEKLKNLTRFGDLIGQSEEMQSIYGTIEAAAPSNASMLIVGESGTGKELVARAIHDKSNRHKGPFIAINCAAFPREILENELFGHEKGAFTGAINEKAGCFELADGGTLFLDEVAEMEPDIQVKFLRALEQRSFRRLGGKKEVHVDIRVVAATNKNIQRAIDEGKLRDDLYHRLAVIPLVLPPLRERRGDVRILAEAFLRRFAEENGKPLKGFAPETLEFVNSYRWPGNVRELKNAVERAVILARGDMVTLADMRAHELLVTEDREIRLPVGTKLEMAERTLMLKTFSFVEGDHQRAALMLGIDEDDLRNRLNRAVAGDAVPA, encoded by the coding sequence ATGCTTCAAAAGATTCTCGTAGCGGACGACGAGCGCCACATCGTCGAGGGGCTCCAGATGCTCCTGGCGGATGACGGATATGAAGTGGACACCGCCACCGATGGGAAGACGGCCTGGGAGATGGTAAAGGGCGGCGGCGGGTACGGCGTCGTCCTGGCCGACCTGCGCATGCCGGAGCTGGACGGGCTGGCCCTCTTCGCCAAGATGCGCGAGGCCGGCATCGCCAGCGAGATCATCATCATCACCGGCAGCGCCTCGGTGGACAGCGCGGTGGCGGCGATGCGGGAAGGGGCGTACGACTACCTGGAGAAGCCGCTCAACGTGGCGCGCCTCAAGGCCCTCCTTCCCAAGGCGCTGGAAGCATACCGGGTCAAGCAGGCCAACCGCACGCTGGAGGAGAAGCTCAAGAACCTCACGCGCTTCGGTGACCTGATCGGCCAGTCGGAGGAGATGCAGTCGATCTACGGCACCATCGAAGCGGCCGCACCGTCGAACGCCTCGATGCTGATCGTGGGCGAGAGCGGAACCGGCAAGGAGCTGGTCGCACGCGCCATCCACGACAAGAGCAACCGCCACAAGGGCCCGTTCATCGCCATCAACTGCGCGGCCTTCCCGCGCGAGATCCTGGAGAACGAGCTCTTCGGCCACGAGAAGGGCGCCTTCACCGGCGCGATCAACGAGAAGGCCGGGTGCTTCGAGCTGGCCGACGGCGGCACGCTCTTCCTGGACGAGGTCGCGGAGATGGAGCCCGACATCCAGGTGAAGTTCCTGCGCGCCCTGGAGCAGCGCTCCTTCCGCCGCCTGGGCGGCAAGAAGGAGGTGCACGTGGACATCCGCGTGGTGGCCGCCACCAACAAGAACATCCAGCGCGCCATCGACGAGGGGAAGCTCCGCGACGACCTGTACCATCGCCTGGCGGTGATCCCGCTCGTCCTGCCGCCGCTGCGCGAGCGCCGCGGCGACGTGCGCATCCTGGCGGAGGCCTTCCTGCGCCGCTTCGCCGAGGAGAACGGGAAGCCGCTCAAGGGGTTCGCGCCGGAGACGCTGGAGTTCGTCAACAGCTACCGTTGGCCGGGCAACGTCCGCGAGCTCAAGAACGCGGTGGAGCGCGCCGTGATCCTGGCCCGCGGCGACATGGTGACGCTGGCGGACATGCGCGCCCACGAGCTGCTGGTGACGGAGGACCGCGAGATCCGCCTTCCCGTGGGCACCAAGCTGGAGATGGCCGAGCGCACGCTGATGCTCAAGACCTTTTCCTTCGTGGAGGGCGACCACCAGCGCGCCGCCCTGATGCTGGGCATCGACGAGGACGACCTCCGCAACCGCCTCAACCGCGCCGTCGCAGGCGACGCCGTTCCGGCCTGA
- a CDS encoding histidine kinase dimerization/phospho-acceptor domain-containing protein, giving the protein MSIDTMTLESPDAADDTLRVRANKLDLLERLADDLAHEIKNPLHSMVINLEVLKRRVARAVGETDEMQRNFAVLSGEMERVNRRIELLLRLSRPGRGAETTTLRDLTEELMELIQLEARQREAAVDFRPGEGATRVFIPREPTRQVILNLVLDALDAVGPGATMSIVLDEAEGSAVLSVETVGAGLEPPAESAERLAVARHLAEKMGGRVEGDAAGMRVLKVPLAR; this is encoded by the coding sequence GTGAGCATCGACACCATGACCCTCGAGTCGCCGGACGCGGCGGACGACACCCTCCGCGTACGCGCCAACAAGCTGGACCTGTTGGAGCGGCTGGCCGACGACCTGGCGCACGAGATCAAGAACCCGCTCCACTCCATGGTCATCAACCTGGAGGTGCTGAAGCGGCGGGTGGCGCGCGCCGTCGGCGAGACCGACGAGATGCAGCGCAACTTCGCCGTGCTCAGCGGCGAGATGGAGCGCGTCAACCGGCGCATCGAGCTCCTCCTGCGGCTGTCGCGCCCCGGGCGGGGGGCGGAGACCACTACGCTCCGCGACCTCACCGAGGAGTTGATGGAGCTGATCCAGCTGGAGGCACGCCAACGCGAGGCCGCCGTCGATTTCAGGCCCGGCGAGGGGGCGACGCGCGTCTTCATCCCACGCGAGCCCACGCGGCAGGTGATCCTCAACCTGGTGCTGGACGCTCTCGACGCCGTGGGGCCCGGCGCCACCATGAGCATCGTGCTGGACGAGGCGGAGGGGAGCGCCGTCCTCTCCGTGGAGACCGTCGGGGCGGGGCTGGAGCCGCCGGCCGAGAGCGCCGAGCGGCTGGCCGTGGCGCGCCACCTGGCCGAGAAGATGGGAGGGCGCGTGGAGGGCGACGCGGCGGGGATGCGCGTGCTCAAGGTGCCGCTGGCACGTTGA